One segment of Anopheles stephensi strain Indian chromosome 3, UCI_ANSTEP_V1.0, whole genome shotgun sequence DNA contains the following:
- the LOC118509486 gene encoding 37 kDa salivary gland allergen Aed a 2-like: MVTCTLDGVITFGVALLLVSAVCGNPVESSCPLLRVASSATSEWQPRTPEQTLYAYVRCLNDSSASIEMKIRWVMWQPDMSPESQCYVKCVSEDLRLYDPARRQFVPERFERQARAFHEDPDGADMQQLYSDANQLLAGELPDSECSTVFAKYAPFYAVHQEHILDIFHGDLRKILVTYQQLGSRVKQIGQHFMDYCEKRYGFVWSEVEQSRCPDPTAVECMLRGFRWITEEGTVNVAEIVRDYGGFGVAASELERCLVADELYWCLRAISADKLSAVIRQRNAQTAYYFDQASEDEPWKSAVEFGNSRLNRA, from the exons ATGGTGACGTGCACGTTGGACGGTGTTATTACCTTCGGTGTGGCACTGTTGCTAGTGTCGGCGGTTTGTGGGAACCCGGTCGAGTCGTCCTGCCCCCTGCTACGTGTCGCATCATCTGCCACATCCGAATGGCAACCACGCACACCGGAGCAAACGCTGTACGCGTACGTGCGCTGCCTGAACGATTCGTCCGCCAGCATTGAGATGAAGATTCGCTGGGTCATGTGGCAACCGGACATGTCGCCCGAAAGCCAGTGTTACGTGAAGTGCGTCAGTGAGGACCTCCGGTTGTACGATCCGGCCCGAAGACAGTTTGTGCCCGAGCGCTTCGAGCGGCAGGCCCGTGCATTCCACGAAGATCCAGACGGAGCCGATATGCAGCAACTCTACAGTGACGCAAACCAGCTGCTAGCGGGTGAACTACCGGACAGTGAATGTTCGACGGTGTTCGCCAAGTACGCACCATTCTACGCGGTGCATCAGGAACACATACTGGATATCTTCCATGGTGATCTGCGCAAAATCTTGGTCACGTACCAGCAGCTGGGATCACGCGTCAAACAGATCGGACAGCACTTTATGGATTACTGCGAGAAGCGGTACGGTTTCGTGTGGTCAGAGGTGGAACAGAGCCGGTGTCCCGATCCGACCGCAGTGGAATGCATGCTGCGCGGGTTTCGCTGGATCACCGAGGAGGGTACGGTGAAT GTTGCAGAGATTGTGCGAGACTACGGTGGGTTCGGTGTGGCGGCTAGCGAACTGGAGCGCTGTCTGGTGGCCGACGAGCTGTACTGGTGTCTACGCGCTATCAGTGCAGACAAACTATCGGCCGTAATACGGCAGCGCAATGCGCAAACGGCGTACTACTTCGATCAAGCGTCCGAAGATGAGCCGTGGAAGTCGGCCGTGGAGTTTGGCAATTCACGGCTTAATCGAGCTTAG